Genomic DNA from Pigmentiphaga litoralis:
CTCGTCCACGAAACCGTATTCGCGGATGGCCGGGAATTCACCCAATGCGCAGCGCAGGTCAGTGCCAGCCGGCGACGTGATGTGCATTTCCTTCGCGCTTTCAATGCGCGCCGCGGCGGCCATGACGCGTTCGCGGTCAGTCAGGCTGGGCAGGATGCGGCACAGCACCTCGGGCGGTTCGACCGCCAGCAGGATCTTGGTGCCGCTTTTCAGGATCTCGTGCTGCTCTGGCGAGAACAGCAACGTCATCAGATCCAGCACCAGGTCGCTTTCTTTCAGCGCCGCAATGGCCGCGCGGTTGCCCGTGAGAGGGGTCGTGCCGAGATACGACAGCGAGTCGCGGCTCAATGCCTTTTCGCCATTGACCGGCGGCAAGTCCAGGCAGTTGACGATCGCACCCAATGACGACACGGCGGCAATGGCGCCGCGCAGCGTCTGCGGATGGGTGGATGCGCCCGTCAGGATCGTGACGACCTGCCCGGCTTCCAGTTTCGACAGCGTCAGCACCTGGCGCCACGCTTCAAGCATCTGATGATCGCTAACCGCCATTGCCCTGACCCTTTCATGTTGGGGGATCGCGTGGACCCCGCTGCTGACAATATTTAATGTGTACGCTGCATTCTGGCATCGGAAGAAAGAACTGACAACAAGGGAATGCCCCGCTGTCAGGCATCATGGAATACCCGGATCAACGATAGCTTTCGGGTGCTTCAAGTTGGTGCCCGATGCACCATTATCCGCCCGTAAGCGTGCGTGAAAAACCCTGTTTACTGCGGCATTTTGAGTGTGTACACTGCATTCAAATCATCAAGGCGATGATGTCGCATGACGCCCCCGGGCCAGGAGATCCAAACGTGAAGAGCAAACCAAGAATCGCAATCATCGGTGCCGGTTTGGGTGGCACCGCCGGCGCGGCGCTGCTGGCCAAGGCAGGCTTCGACGTCAAGCTGTACGAGCAGGCCCCGGCCTTTGCCCGCATCGGCGCCGGCATACACCTCGGCCCCAACGTCATGAAGATCATGCGCCGGATCGGGATCGAAGATGAACTGAACCGCATGGGCTCGCACCCCGACTTCTGGTACAGCCGCCACTGGCAGACCGGCGACGAACTGGCGGCGATCCCGCTGGGCGACTACGCGCTGTCGCATTACGGCGCCAGCTACCTGACGGTCCACCGCGGCGACTTCCACGCCATGATGACCGCCGCCCTGCCGCCCGGCCTGCTCGCCTTCAACAAGAAGCTGACCGAAGTGAAAGATCTGGGCGACGTGGTCAAGCTCCACTTCACCGACGGCACGACCGAAGAGTGCGACATCGTCATTGGCGCCGACGGCGTCAACTCCAAGCTGCGCGATGCGCTGCTTGGCCCCGAACTGCCCAAGTACAGCGGCTACGTCGGCCACCGCGCCGTATTTCCCACGCCGATCGACAGCGGCCCGCTGCCCTACGACATGTGCGTCAAGTGGTGGTCCGACGACCGTCACATGATGGTGTACTACGTTACCGAAAAGCGCGACGAAATCTACTATGTGACCGGCGTGCCGGAAGCCGAGTGGGACATGACGAAAAGCTGGGTGCCAAGCAGCCAGGAAGAAATGCGCGAAGCCTTCGACGGCTGGCACCCCACGGTGCAATCGCTGATCAACGGCACCAAGGAAATTTCGAAGTGGCCACTGCTGGAACGCGATCCGCTGCCCCTGTGGAGCCGCGGCCGCATCGTGCTGCTGGGCGACGCCTGCCACCCCATGAAGCCGCACATGGCGCAAGGCGCGGCCATGGCAATCGAAGATGCCGCGATGCTGGTTCGCTGCTTCCAGGAAGTCGGCGCCGAAAACCACACGCTGGCCTTCAAGCTGTACGAAAAGAACCGGACCGAGCGTGCCAGCCGCGTGCAGAAGGTGTCGCATGACAAC
This window encodes:
- a CDS encoding 2,5-dihydroxypyridine 5,6-dioxygenase translates to MAVSDHQMLEAWRQVLTLSKLEAGQVVTILTGASTHPQTLRGAIAAVSSLGAIVNCLDLPPVNGEKALSRDSLSYLGTTPLTGNRAAIAALKESDLVLDLMTLLFSPEQHEILKSGTKILLAVEPPEVLCRILPSLTDRERVMAAAARIESAKEMHITSPAGTDLRCALGEFPAIREYGFVDEPGRWDHWPSGFALTFPNEGGTQGRIVLDRGDILLPMKSYISDPIELVVKDGYVRSISGGMHADLLKEYMSSFKDPEAYAMSHIGWGLQPLAYWSTLAQYDREATIGMDARAFEGNFLFSMGPNNEGGGERSTTCHIDIPMRHCTVSLDGDTVVQDGRVLDAWAKAEAA
- a CDS encoding FAD-dependent monooxygenase, whose translation is MKSKPRIAIIGAGLGGTAGAALLAKAGFDVKLYEQAPAFARIGAGIHLGPNVMKIMRRIGIEDELNRMGSHPDFWYSRHWQTGDELAAIPLGDYALSHYGASYLTVHRGDFHAMMTAALPPGLLAFNKKLTEVKDLGDVVKLHFTDGTTEECDIVIGADGVNSKLRDALLGPELPKYSGYVGHRAVFPTPIDSGPLPYDMCVKWWSDDRHMMVYYVTEKRDEIYYVTGVPEAEWDMTKSWVPSSQEEMREAFDGWHPTVQSLINGTKEISKWPLLERDPLPLWSRGRIVLLGDACHPMKPHMAQGAAMAIEDAAMLVRCFQEVGAENHTLAFKLYEKNRTERASRVQKVSHDNTWLRTNENPDWCFGYDVFNVPLIQP